The following coding sequences lie in one Egibacteraceae bacterium genomic window:
- a CDS encoding ion transporter, which translates to MSDDTPPTIGPDPDDEPSRRERLAALIEERLDIPMAVLAVAWAVLVAYDLVAPPEMREELALAGNVIWAVFVVEFVLKLSVSGRPVRFLRRRWPSVLFLLLPALRMFRVLRAVRALRALPAARVIGSSYRAVGTARNLLQGRLTFLMTATGIAVFSSAQMLYLLERGRDGGVRGLGDALWWSANLAVTGNLVFDPVTLLGRVLAILLSAYSVVVFASVAAALGAFFIEARAERAAVEEEAGGDA; encoded by the coding sequence GTGAGTGACGACACCCCGCCCACCATCGGCCCGGATCCCGACGACGAACCGAGCCGGCGCGAACGCCTGGCGGCGCTCATCGAGGAACGGCTCGACATCCCCATGGCGGTGCTGGCGGTGGCCTGGGCGGTGCTCGTCGCCTACGACCTCGTCGCACCGCCGGAGATGCGCGAGGAGCTGGCCCTGGCGGGCAACGTCATCTGGGCGGTGTTCGTCGTGGAGTTCGTGCTGAAGCTCAGCGTCTCGGGGCGTCCTGTGCGGTTCCTGCGGCGGCGCTGGCCGAGCGTGCTCTTCCTGCTGCTGCCGGCGCTGCGGATGTTCCGGGTCCTGCGGGCGGTGCGGGCGCTGCGTGCGCTGCCGGCCGCCCGGGTCATAGGTTCGTCCTACCGCGCCGTCGGCACGGCCCGCAACCTGCTCCAGGGGCGACTCACGTTCCTGATGACCGCCACCGGCATCGCGGTCTTCTCGAGCGCCCAGATGCTCTACCTGCTCGAGCGCGGGAGGGACGGCGGTGTCCGCGGCCTGGGCGACGCCCTCTGGTGGTCGGCGAACCTCGCCGTCACCGGCAACCTCGTCTTCGACCCGGTCACCCTGCTCGGCAGGGTCCTCGCCATCCTGCTGTCGGCGTACTCCGTGGTCGTCTTCGCGTCGGTCGCCGCAGCGCTCGGCGCGTTCTTCATCGAGGCCCGTGCGGAGCGCGCAGCGGTCGAGGAGGAAGCCGGCGGCGACGCCTAG
- a CDS encoding SRPBCC family protein: protein MVVRLELYATGGAPPEDTWAVVSDLRRLPEWTDAEEVERVEPEPVAPGTEFVVVRGDDRRLWRVMTAEPRLLEVTTQTPRGPLAIGVRVVRDPYGSRLVLAGAYDPPCRRDALRVRAIDAPALRRRFDRWSRAALRLAAAVR, encoded by the coding sequence ATGGTCGTGCGGCTGGAGCTCTACGCCACCGGGGGTGCACCCCCCGAGGACACCTGGGCGGTGGTCTCCGACCTCCGTCGCCTTCCCGAGTGGACCGACGCCGAAGAGGTCGAGCGGGTCGAGCCCGAACCAGTCGCGCCTGGCACCGAGTTCGTCGTCGTGCGCGGTGACGACCGCCGTCTGTGGCGGGTGATGACGGCCGAGCCCCGGCTGCTCGAGGTCACCACCCAGACCCCCCGGGGGCCGCTCGCCATCGGCGTCCGCGTCGTACGGGACCCGTACGGCTCCCGCCTCGTGCTCGCCGGTGCCTACGACCCTCCTTGTCGCCGCGACGCCCTGCGGGTACGCGCCATCGACGCCCCGGCCTTGCGCCGGCGCTTCGACCGGTGGTCCCGGGCGGCACTCCGGCTCGCCGCAGCGGTCCGGTGA
- a CDS encoding DUF5818 domain-containing protein: MNALRAGSRPGRILPAGWLGGLIALAAASVLLAACGGARGVTLTELAHNAPDYDGRQVATSGIVLEFGDDEGPVPHHFVLQDADVNRVELLPDEAAAPYVGSAVRVVGEFRFDENRGRMLHVESIEPVTAGR; encoded by the coding sequence ATGAACGCCCTGCGCGCCGGCTCACGTCCCGGCAGGATCCTCCCGGCGGGCTGGCTGGGGGGGCTGATCGCGCTCGCGGCGGCGTCCGTGCTCCTCGCCGCGTGCGGCGGGGCGCGCGGGGTGACGCTCACCGAGCTCGCCCATAACGCGCCCGACTACGACGGGCGTCAGGTGGCCACGTCAGGGATCGTGCTCGAGTTCGGCGACGACGAGGGGCCGGTACCGCACCACTTCGTCCTCCAGGACGCGGACGTCAACCGCGTCGAGCTGCTCCCCGACGAGGCGGCCGCGCCCTACGTCGGCTCGGCTGTGCGGGTCGTCGGCGAGTTCCGGTTCGACGAGAACCGGGGGCGCATGCTCCACGTCGAGTCGATCGAGCCGGTTACAGCGGGCCGCTGA
- a CDS encoding DMT family transporter, which translates to MSLPGAGPRPGSPPVRLLSPPVVTAALAVGVTAVSTAAILIRLADAPAFALAFWRCAGGAVALAPFAVQVRRATGMRLDRARRLQLGAAGIMLALHFGLWIPSLELTTVASSVVLVTTAPLFVGIGTAVFLGEPPSRRTCLGMGVAVLGAAGIAVADAGAVELGPRALLGDAMALGGAVMVAGYLVIGRSARRRLPLTVYAAPVYGVAAALLLALCLVTGTPLGGYTTGTWLAVAGLVIGPQLLGHTVFNALLSTLTATAVAVVILAEPVAATAFAWLILDELPAPAFWVGATLILSGVYLSVTSSRARTTSRA; encoded by the coding sequence GTGAGCCTTCCGGGAGCTGGGCCGCGTCCCGGCTCCCCTCCCGTCCGGCTGCTGTCCCCGCCGGTCGTCACCGCCGCACTCGCCGTGGGCGTCACCGCGGTGTCGACCGCGGCGATCCTCATCCGCCTAGCGGACGCGCCGGCGTTCGCGCTCGCGTTCTGGCGTTGCGCCGGTGGGGCGGTGGCCCTCGCGCCGTTCGCGGTGCAGGTGCGGCGCGCCACCGGGATGCGCCTCGACCGGGCCCGACGGCTCCAGCTCGGCGCTGCGGGGATCATGCTCGCGCTGCACTTCGGCCTGTGGATCCCCTCGCTGGAGCTCACCACCGTCGCGTCCTCGGTGGTGCTCGTCACGACGGCCCCGCTGTTCGTCGGCATCGGCACAGCCGTCTTCCTCGGCGAGCCGCCGAGCCGGCGCACCTGCCTCGGCATGGGCGTCGCCGTGCTTGGCGCCGCCGGCATCGCCGTGGCCGACGCCGGCGCGGTGGAGCTCGGGCCGCGGGCGCTGCTCGGGGACGCCATGGCCCTCGGCGGTGCCGTGATGGTCGCCGGCTACCTCGTCATCGGGCGGTCGGCGCGCCGGCGGCTGCCCCTGACCGTCTACGCCGCGCCGGTCTACGGGGTCGCCGCTGCGCTCCTGCTCGCCCTGTGCCTGGTCACCGGCACCCCGCTCGGGGGCTACACCACGGGGACCTGGCTTGCCGTCGCCGGGCTCGTGATCGGGCCCCAGCTGCTCGGCCACACCGTTTTCAACGCGCTGCTGTCGACCCTGACCGCGACCGCTGTGGCGGTCGTCATCCTCGCCGAGCCCGTCGCGGCGACGGCATTCGCCTGGCTCATCCTCGACGAGCTGCCAGCCCCGGCGTTCTGGGTCGGCGCGACGCTCATCCTCTCCGGGGTGTACCTGTCGGTGACGAGCAGCCGGGCCCGGACCACGTCGCGGGCATGA
- a CDS encoding SDR family NAD(P)-dependent oxidoreductase, producing the protein MRLQGKVAVVTGASSGIGEATAGALAAAGMSVVAVARREDRLRALAAARPGVEPYPADVTDDAQVLALADHVKGRYGACHVLVNNAGATFGSRFASWEDVGTVTRTMDLNFTGAVRCMAAFADLLEASAPSRVVNVASVAGKLAAGEPAYTASKFALVGFTEAVGLDWVDRGITVSQVNPGLIVTEGFPQDRYKATPLERLIGNPAMVADVIVKVARSGARERTVPRWYRPVTVVRHVAAPLYWAGIRRMR; encoded by the coding sequence ATGCGGCTGCAGGGAAAGGTCGCTGTCGTCACCGGCGCGTCGAGCGGCATCGGCGAGGCGACGGCAGGCGCGCTCGCAGCCGCCGGCATGAGCGTCGTCGCGGTCGCGCGGCGTGAGGACCGGCTCCGCGCCCTGGCCGCTGCCCGGCCGGGCGTGGAGCCCTACCCCGCGGACGTCACCGACGACGCGCAGGTGCTCGCGCTCGCCGACCACGTGAAGGGCCGCTACGGTGCGTGCCACGTCCTCGTGAACAACGCCGGGGCGACCTTCGGCAGCCGCTTCGCGTCCTGGGAGGACGTCGGAACGGTCACGCGCACGATGGACCTCAACTTCACCGGCGCGGTGCGGTGCATGGCAGCCTTCGCCGACCTGCTCGAGGCCTCCGCACCGTCCCGTGTCGTGAACGTCGCCTCGGTCGCGGGCAAGCTCGCCGCCGGGGAGCCGGCCTACACGGCGTCGAAGTTCGCGCTCGTCGGGTTCACCGAGGCGGTCGGGCTCGACTGGGTCGATCGCGGCATCACCGTGAGCCAGGTCAACCCGGGGTTGATCGTCACGGAGGGGTTCCCGCAGGACCGCTACAAGGCCACGCCGCTCGAGCGTCTCATCGGCAACCCCGCCATGGTCGCCGACGTCATCGTGAAGGTCGCCCGCAGCGGCGCCCGCGAGCGCACCGTCCCGCGGTGGTACCGGCCCGTCACGGTCGTGCGCCACGTCGCCGCGCCCCTGTACTGGGCGGGCATCCGCCGGATGCGCTGA